The segment CTCGCTCATCCCGGCCAGGGCGTAGCGGACGGTGATGCGCTGGTCGAGCGCGGCGAGCACGCCCAGACGTAGCCGCTGGCGCAGTGTCGGCTGACCGATCAACACGGCCGCGAACGGTGCCCCGGAGTCCATGTCGTGGTTGGTCAGCATGCGGACGGCCTCGAGCTGGGCGTTGTCGAGCAGGTGCGCCTCGTCGAACACGACCACGGGGGTGCGGCCCCGTTCGGCGTGCTCGGCGGCTAATGCCGCGGCGGCCTGCGGCACGAGCGTCGCGGTGTAGAAGCTGGGCACTTGTCCGAGGGCGGAGACGACGTGGTGCAGCATGCCGCGCACTCCGACCGAGGGGTTGGGCAGGTAGATGACCACATGCCGCGAGCCGTCCAGCGCGGCGGTCGCGGCGCGGACGGCGACGGTCTTGCCGGCACCGACCTCGCCGGTGATCACCCCCAGGGAGTGCTGCTCGACGCACCAGCCGATCCGGGCGACCGCTTCGGCGTGCCCGCCGTGGCGGTGCAGCATCGACGGTGCCAGGCTCCGACCGAACGGCATCCGGGTGAATCCCCAGTGCGACTGCAGGCGCGAGCTCACGACCGGACCGCCGTCGCTGTGTCGGCCGCGCCGGTTCCGTTGCTGTCACCGGTGCTGGTGAGGGCGTCGTCGATGGACAACTGGCCCGGCAGCTGACCGTCATCAGGCGGCGGCGGCGCTGGGGTGGAGTAGAGGGCGTGGAAGCCGATGCGTCCCTCGTCGCGCAGTTGTTGCTGGTGGGCGTCGGCGACCAGAGCCAGGTAGGCGATCCCGGTGTTCGCCACCGGGGC is part of the Sporichthyaceae bacterium genome and harbors:
- a CDS encoding AAA family ATPase yields the protein MSSRLQSHWGFTRMPFGRSLAPSMLHRHGGHAEAVARIGWCVEQHSLGVITGEVGAGKTVAVRAATAALDGSRHVVIYLPNPSVGVRGMLHHVVSALGQVPSFYTATLVPQAAAALAAEHAERGRTPVVVFDEAHLLDNAQLEAVRMLTNHDMDSGAPFAAVLIGQPTLRQRLRLGVLAALDQRITVRYALAGMSETETADYITHHAKIAGRSDTLFSDDALTLIHNASRGYPRAINNLALNALTAAFARNASIVDEKAARTAISETGAD